A window of Primulina tabacum isolate GXHZ01 chromosome 4, ASM2559414v2, whole genome shotgun sequence contains these coding sequences:
- the LOC142541943 gene encoding putative ubiquitin-like-specific protease 2A gives MEIKYVYRRRVKGERPPCYLIKILSFTSGVHEDSNEGFEGAKNEDRDDGLIQLFTFLKKLKESYICALLVFRLCFVLIQRRGLVIYVVVSDGSSIERIPNECPNRRAYLHRKCKQKRSVSSDWNDVSHNFRSLGLPRRFPRIKSALRGRLYDNVFDRYFRRIWMDTPEEKRDRCTYLNCLWFCMYNNECFRDRVLTWIKKENIFSKTYVFVPIVMWSHWYLLIMCHFGESLKSGTRTPCMLLLDSLRALDPMRLEPLIRSFVVDIFETQDRHENIKLINDIPLLVPEVPQQRNGEECGVFVLYYTHLFMESAPQELSINKGYPYFVS, from the exons ATGGAGATCAAATATGTGTATCGAAGAAGGGTGAAAGGGGAGCGGCCCCCATGTTATTTAATCAAGATTTTGTCATTTACTTcag GGGTTCATGAAGATTCCAACGAGGGTTTCGAAGGAGCAAAGAATGAAGATCGGGACGATGGTTTAATTCAACTTTTcacctttttaaaaaaattaaaagaatccTACATCTGTGCATTGCTCGTTTTTCGCTTATGTTTCGTGTTG ATACAACGCCGTGGACTCGTGATCTATGTGGTTGTTTCAGATGGGTCTTCCATTGAAAGGATTCCGAACGAGTGCCCAAATAGACGTGCATACCTTCATAGAAAATGTAAACAAAAAAGATCTGTCTCAAGTGATTGGAATGATGTCTCCCACAACTTTCGTTCTCTTGGGCTACCAAGGAGATTTCCGAGGATAAAATCTGCCCTACGCGGAAGGTTGTATGACAACGTGTTCGATCGCTATTTCCG GAGAATATGGATGGATACTCCAGAAGAGAAAAGGGACCGGTGCACATACTTAAACTGTCTATGGTTTTGCATGTACAATAACGAATGTTTTAGAGATAGGGTACTGACTTGGATCAAGAAGGAGAacatattttcgaaaacatATGTTTTTGTTCCCATTGTCATGTG GTCTCACTGGTATCTCTTGATCATGTGTCACTTTGGTGAAAGCCTGAAATCCGGAACCAGGACTCCATGTATGCTGCTGCTCGACTCGCTGCGTGCGTTGGATCCTATGAGACTCGAGCCCCTTATACGAAG TTTCGTCGTGGACATATTCGAAACACAGGATAGACATGAGAACATAAAGCTGATTAATGACATTCCCCTTTTGGTTCCCGAG gTTCCACAGCAGAGAAATGGTGAGGAATGTGGTGTTTTTGTTCTGTACTATACACATCTTTTCATGGAGAGTGCTCCTCAAGAGTTGAGCATCAATAAAGGCTACCCTTACTTTGTGAGTTAA